The following are encoded together in the Oreochromis niloticus isolate F11D_XX linkage group LG12, O_niloticus_UMD_NMBU, whole genome shotgun sequence genome:
- the lzts3b gene encoding leucine zipper putative tumor suppressor 3 isoform X1 yields the protein MTAPSNNNQLDCGNGAGRREWERQRERGRDRDRDRDWDRERLERERERERNRERERERVERERLERERERERERARERERERIEREKIERERERERERERERERERLENERMEREREREMQAAGLDVCGNIVGRGASEKSSVGMSQHQHREMAAARADSENNPASHNHNPPNHNPPKIMPVSGKLEQAMQNNSGLVRPSAFKPVVPKSFHSMQNLVGQAGGAGNEGKNEGRSEGFSEGRVGRRGRDGGGGESGEVPEALLLDQDSPVRVSRSDGGGTGNEVVQGGMSDSGRNSLTSLPTYTGSGSGCGPPAVLGPLSASTSHINRLGMVGAAAGLEKLEKPGYQNGISASDSGRSSSGKSSSSYQRLSHLSDAPAPLRPSPSSDDIIQDLEDRLWEKEQEVQHMRRNLDQSEAAIIQVFEEKQRVWERQMDELRQNYASRLQQVTRRAQRSQTALQAQITRLSQDKRRLQEEMAALLAQREELERKCLDYRKEQADILPRLEETKWEVCQKAGEISLLKQQLRESQAEVTQRAGEMVALRGQLKELNAQLREREEVMLGLKDSYSSKSVELEKCEGELRRTLSEVTILREKLGVFEAEVLSLKRALSEVSRGAEVVVSPNLAAAGLLPPWGGVHCPRNPTEPSTNSLTPTSDTLLSLQSDEAKAQRQEAQRQERQQREEAQWRDVQQRQDAHVPQDLQMRQDAQIRPEAQLRQEAQLRQEAHLRHEAQIRQEVQLRQEAQLRQEAQLRQEAQLRHEAQMRQEAQLRHESQLCQDGHQPQRVQEGHWDEAGELRRQLEQLQAALRLERQQRERQALNFDQERHTWQDEKERVLKYQAQLQLSYVETLQKNQALEKRMSQLGAKQTTTTTTTTVTTITTTSPTSSNSPPPPPPALSPLSPQPLPSLSGPIALTLSPPCEDQKGPPSLHQLAPPWAGPSRLERIESTEI from the exons ATGACAGCCCCATCCAACAACAACCAGTTGGACTGTGGCAACGGAGCAGGCAGGAGGGAGTGGGAGAGGCAGCGTGAGAGGGGGAGAGACAGGGACCGGGACCGAGACTGGGACCGGGAGAGGTTAGAGAGGGAACGAGAAAGGGAGAGGAACCGGGAGAGGGAGCGGGAAAGAGTGGAGAGGGAGAGGCTGGAACGTGAGAGGGAACGTGAGAGGGAGCGAGCCAGAGAGAGGGAACGAGAGAGGATCGAAAGGGAGAAGatagaaagggagagagagcgcgagagagagagggagagggagcgagaaagagagaggctGGAGAACGAGAGGatggaaagagagcgagagagggagatgcaggctgcaggtTTAGATGTTTGTGGGAACATTGTGGGTCGAGGGGCCAGTGAGAAGAGCAGTGTTGGGATGAGCCAACACCAGCACAGAGAGATGGCAGCCGCCAGAGCCGACAGCGAGAACAATCCAGCCAGCCATAACCACAACCCTCCAAACCACAACCCGCCCAAGATCATGCCTGTGTCAGGAAAACTGGAACAG GCAATGCAGAACAACTCAGGCCTTGTGCGTCCTTCTGCATTCAAGCCAGTGGTGCCCAAGAGCTTCCACTCCATGCAGAATCTGGTAGGCCAGGCAGGAGGGGCTGGAAATGAGGGAAAGAATGAGGGAAGGAGTGAAGGGTTCAGTGAGGGCAGAGTAGGCAGGAGAGGcagggatggaggaggaggagagtcaGGAGAGGTCCCAGAAGCCCTGCTCCTTGATCAGGACAGCCCAGTGAGGGTTAGCAGAAGTGATGGAGGGGGAACTGGTAATGAAGTGGTTCAGGGAGGCATGTCCGATTCAGGGAGAAACTCCCTGACCAGTCTGCCCACCTACACGGGCTCAGGGTCTGGTTGTGGACCCCCAGCAGTCCTGGGGCCCCTCAGTGCTTCTACCAGCCACATCAACAGATTGGGCATGGTTGGAGCCGCTGCAGGCCTAGAGAAGCTGGAGAAGCCTGGCTACCAG AATGGGATCAGCGCCTCAGACAGCGGCCGGTCCTCCTCTGGAAAGAGCTCTTCGTCCTATCAGAGGCTGAGCCACCTGAGTGATGCTCCAGCACCTCTACGCCCCTCTCCCTCCTCGGATGACATCATCCAGGACCTCGAGGATCGCTTGTGGGAGAAAGAGCAAGAG GTGCAGCATATGCGCAGAAACCTGGACCAAAGTGAGGCAGCGATCATTCAGGTGTTTGAGGAGAAGCAACGCGTCTGGGAGCGACAGATGGATGAGCTGAGACAAAACTATGCCTCGCGTCTGCAGCAG GTTACCCGTCGTGCTCAGCGTTCCCAGACTGCCCTGCAGGCCCAGATAACCCGTCTGTCCCAGGACAAAAGGAGGCTCCAGGAGGAGATGGCGGCTCTGTTGGCCCAGAGAGAGGAGCTGGAGAGAAAATGTTTGGATTACAGGAAGGAGCAAGCTGACATCTTGCCTCGCCTGGAGGAAACCAAATGGGAG GTGTGCCAGAAAGCAGGAGAGATCTCCTTGCTGAAGCAGCAGCTGAGGGAAAGTCAGGCTGAAGTGACCCAGCGAGCTGGAGAgatggtggccctgagaggccagcTAAAGGAGCTCAACGCCCAGCTGAGGGAACGGGAGGAGGTCATGCTGGGCCTGAAGGACTCCTACAGCAGCAAGAGTGTGGAGCTGGAGAAGTGTGAGGGAGAGCTGAGGAGGACTCTGTCTGAG GTGACCATCCTTAGAGAGAAGCTGGGTGTATTTGAAGCAGAGGTGCTAAGTTTAAAACGGGCTCTGAGTGAAGTGAGCAGAGGGGCAGAAGTTGTTGTGAGCCCTAACTTAGCTGCTGCAGGGCTGCTGCCTCCATGGGGAGGTGTCCACTGCCCACGAAACCCAACTGAGCCCTCAACAAACTCCCTCACCCCCACGTCTGACACCCTGCTAAGCCTTCAGAGTGATGAAGCCAAAGCCCAAAGGCAGGAAGCTCAGAGACAAGAGAGGCAACAGCGCGAAGAAGCTCAGTGGCGTGACGTGCAGCAACGGCAAGACGCGCACGTTCCGCAGGACCTTCAGATGCGTCAGGATGCCCAAATCCGACCAGAGGCTCAGCTCCGCCAGGAGGCACAGCTGCGCCAAGAGGCTCACCTGCGTCATGAAGCCCAGATCCGTCAAGAGGTCCAACTACGCCAAGAAGCGCAGCTGCGTCAAGAAGCGCAGCTCCGTCAGGAGGCCCAACTTCGCCATGAGGCTCAAATGCGTCAAGAGGCCCAGCTACGTCACGAGTCCCAACTCTGCCAGGACGGTCATCAGCCACAGAGGGTCCAGGAAGGTCACTGGGATGAAGCGGGCGAGCTGCGCAGGCAGCTAGAGCAGTTGCAGGCTGCGTTACGGCTGGAGCGACAGCAACGGGAACGTCAGGCCCTCAACTTTGACCAGGAGCGCCACACCTGGCAGGACGAGAAGGAGCGGGTTTTGAAATACCAGGCACAGCTGCAGCTCAGCTATGTGGAAACACTGCAGAAGAACCAGGCCTTGGAAAAACGTATGAGCCAGCTGGGAGCTAAAcaaaccacaaccacaaccaccaCCACTGTTACCACTATCACCACTACTTCCCCCACCTCCTCTAATTCTCCACCTCCACCGCCACCAGCTCTCTCACCTCTGTCTCCTCAGCCTCTGCCGTCTCTCTCTGGCCCTATCGCCCTCACCCTCTCTCCACCTTGTGAAGACCAAAAGGGCCCTCCTTCCCTCCACCAGCTTGCGCCTCCCTGGGCAGGACCCTCACGCCTGGAGAGGATCGAGTCAACTGAGATATAG
- the lzts3b gene encoding leucine zipper putative tumor suppressor 2 isoform X2 — MTAPSNNNQLDCGNGAGRREWERQRERGRDRDRDRDWDRERLERERERERNRERERERVERERLERERERERERARERERERIEREKIERERERERERERERERERLENERMEREREREMQAAGLDVCGNIVGRGASEKSSVGMSQHQHREMAAARADSENNPASHNHNPPNHNPPKIMPVSGKLEQAMQNNSGLVRPSAFKPVVPKSFHSMQNLNGISASDSGRSSSGKSSSSYQRLSHLSDAPAPLRPSPSSDDIIQDLEDRLWEKEQEVQHMRRNLDQSEAAIIQVFEEKQRVWERQMDELRQNYASRLQQVTRRAQRSQTALQAQITRLSQDKRRLQEEMAALLAQREELERKCLDYRKEQADILPRLEETKWEVCQKAGEISLLKQQLRESQAEVTQRAGEMVALRGQLKELNAQLREREEVMLGLKDSYSSKSVELEKCEGELRRTLSEVTILREKLGVFEAEVLSLKRALSEVSRGAEVVVSPNLAAAGLLPPWGGVHCPRNPTEPSTNSLTPTSDTLLSLQSDEAKAQRQEAQRQERQQREEAQWRDVQQRQDAHVPQDLQMRQDAQIRPEAQLRQEAQLRQEAHLRHEAQIRQEVQLRQEAQLRQEAQLRQEAQLRHEAQMRQEAQLRHESQLCQDGHQPQRVQEGHWDEAGELRRQLEQLQAALRLERQQRERQALNFDQERHTWQDEKERVLKYQAQLQLSYVETLQKNQALEKRMSQLGAKQTTTTTTTTVTTITTTSPTSSNSPPPPPPALSPLSPQPLPSLSGPIALTLSPPCEDQKGPPSLHQLAPPWAGPSRLERIESTEI, encoded by the exons ATGACAGCCCCATCCAACAACAACCAGTTGGACTGTGGCAACGGAGCAGGCAGGAGGGAGTGGGAGAGGCAGCGTGAGAGGGGGAGAGACAGGGACCGGGACCGAGACTGGGACCGGGAGAGGTTAGAGAGGGAACGAGAAAGGGAGAGGAACCGGGAGAGGGAGCGGGAAAGAGTGGAGAGGGAGAGGCTGGAACGTGAGAGGGAACGTGAGAGGGAGCGAGCCAGAGAGAGGGAACGAGAGAGGATCGAAAGGGAGAAGatagaaagggagagagagcgcgagagagagagggagagggagcgagaaagagagaggctGGAGAACGAGAGGatggaaagagagcgagagagggagatgcaggctgcaggtTTAGATGTTTGTGGGAACATTGTGGGTCGAGGGGCCAGTGAGAAGAGCAGTGTTGGGATGAGCCAACACCAGCACAGAGAGATGGCAGCCGCCAGAGCCGACAGCGAGAACAATCCAGCCAGCCATAACCACAACCCTCCAAACCACAACCCGCCCAAGATCATGCCTGTGTCAGGAAAACTGGAACAG GCAATGCAGAACAACTCAGGCCTTGTGCGTCCTTCTGCATTCAAGCCAGTGGTGCCCAAGAGCTTCCACTCCATGCAGAATCTG AATGGGATCAGCGCCTCAGACAGCGGCCGGTCCTCCTCTGGAAAGAGCTCTTCGTCCTATCAGAGGCTGAGCCACCTGAGTGATGCTCCAGCACCTCTACGCCCCTCTCCCTCCTCGGATGACATCATCCAGGACCTCGAGGATCGCTTGTGGGAGAAAGAGCAAGAG GTGCAGCATATGCGCAGAAACCTGGACCAAAGTGAGGCAGCGATCATTCAGGTGTTTGAGGAGAAGCAACGCGTCTGGGAGCGACAGATGGATGAGCTGAGACAAAACTATGCCTCGCGTCTGCAGCAG GTTACCCGTCGTGCTCAGCGTTCCCAGACTGCCCTGCAGGCCCAGATAACCCGTCTGTCCCAGGACAAAAGGAGGCTCCAGGAGGAGATGGCGGCTCTGTTGGCCCAGAGAGAGGAGCTGGAGAGAAAATGTTTGGATTACAGGAAGGAGCAAGCTGACATCTTGCCTCGCCTGGAGGAAACCAAATGGGAG GTGTGCCAGAAAGCAGGAGAGATCTCCTTGCTGAAGCAGCAGCTGAGGGAAAGTCAGGCTGAAGTGACCCAGCGAGCTGGAGAgatggtggccctgagaggccagcTAAAGGAGCTCAACGCCCAGCTGAGGGAACGGGAGGAGGTCATGCTGGGCCTGAAGGACTCCTACAGCAGCAAGAGTGTGGAGCTGGAGAAGTGTGAGGGAGAGCTGAGGAGGACTCTGTCTGAG GTGACCATCCTTAGAGAGAAGCTGGGTGTATTTGAAGCAGAGGTGCTAAGTTTAAAACGGGCTCTGAGTGAAGTGAGCAGAGGGGCAGAAGTTGTTGTGAGCCCTAACTTAGCTGCTGCAGGGCTGCTGCCTCCATGGGGAGGTGTCCACTGCCCACGAAACCCAACTGAGCCCTCAACAAACTCCCTCACCCCCACGTCTGACACCCTGCTAAGCCTTCAGAGTGATGAAGCCAAAGCCCAAAGGCAGGAAGCTCAGAGACAAGAGAGGCAACAGCGCGAAGAAGCTCAGTGGCGTGACGTGCAGCAACGGCAAGACGCGCACGTTCCGCAGGACCTTCAGATGCGTCAGGATGCCCAAATCCGACCAGAGGCTCAGCTCCGCCAGGAGGCACAGCTGCGCCAAGAGGCTCACCTGCGTCATGAAGCCCAGATCCGTCAAGAGGTCCAACTACGCCAAGAAGCGCAGCTGCGTCAAGAAGCGCAGCTCCGTCAGGAGGCCCAACTTCGCCATGAGGCTCAAATGCGTCAAGAGGCCCAGCTACGTCACGAGTCCCAACTCTGCCAGGACGGTCATCAGCCACAGAGGGTCCAGGAAGGTCACTGGGATGAAGCGGGCGAGCTGCGCAGGCAGCTAGAGCAGTTGCAGGCTGCGTTACGGCTGGAGCGACAGCAACGGGAACGTCAGGCCCTCAACTTTGACCAGGAGCGCCACACCTGGCAGGACGAGAAGGAGCGGGTTTTGAAATACCAGGCACAGCTGCAGCTCAGCTATGTGGAAACACTGCAGAAGAACCAGGCCTTGGAAAAACGTATGAGCCAGCTGGGAGCTAAAcaaaccacaaccacaaccaccaCCACTGTTACCACTATCACCACTACTTCCCCCACCTCCTCTAATTCTCCACCTCCACCGCCACCAGCTCTCTCACCTCTGTCTCCTCAGCCTCTGCCGTCTCTCTCTGGCCCTATCGCCCTCACCCTCTCTCCACCTTGTGAAGACCAAAAGGGCCCTCCTTCCCTCCACCAGCTTGCGCCTCCCTGGGCAGGACCCTCACGCCTGGAGAGGATCGAGTCAACTGAGATATAG